GTCGCTTTTCAAGATGAAACAATTGAAATATTAAATGATGAGCTTAAAGCGCACCAACAGCAGCTGGCTAAAATGAAACGCCAGACAGAGTTACTTGCAGAAAAGATTAAAGAAGCGCAGCAGCCATCTTTAATGTCACAAATGCAAGAGCCGCCACCGCCGCACTATTAATTAAGTAGTGATAGAGCCGGGAATTAATCGCCCGGCTTAAATACACCAATCACTTGCTCAAATTGGCGTGTTGAGGCTTGCACAGCCTGCTCTGGTTGCGTCATTTTGTGACCACACTGTACGCACTCCACTTTTTCCACATCATGTTCTTTATAAAGCATCATGGTATCCATGGCCTTACACTCAGGGCATGATGCGCCAGCAATAAAGCGTTTTCTTTGTCTCATAGATGATCTCCCGTGGCATGTAGGCGGCTATTTTAGCCTAATAATTCTCTGTTTGATACGATTGCGAAGGCTAATGTGATCCGTGTTATGATAGCGGCAATTTAATCAGTGCTGTGCAAGTAAACATTCATGATCCAAATTTCAGACATCGAACTTCTACGTGGCGGTAACGCCTTACTAAAAGGGGCTTCTGCAACCTTATTCCCAGAGCATAAAGTCGGCCTTGTTGGCGCTAATGGCTGTGGTAAATCAACGCTGTT
Above is a window of Pseudoalteromonas shioyasakiensis DNA encoding:
- a CDS encoding YheV family putative zinc ribbon protein, whose translation is MRQRKRFIAGASCPECKAMDTMMLYKEHDVEKVECVQCGHKMTQPEQAVQASTRQFEQVIGVFKPGD
- a CDS encoding SlyX family protein is translated as MNTIEDRLMELEAKVAFQDETIEILNDELKAHQQQLAKMKRQTELLAEKIKEAQQPSLMSQMQEPPPPHY